Proteins encoded together in one Psychrobacter sp. 28M-43 window:
- the dps gene encoding DNA starvation/stationary phase protection protein Dps encodes MRERYASGISDETAKKMIDLLNANLANVIDLTLDGKQCHWNLQGTGFIGVHQLLDETSDRILEVSDTIAERIVILGGQPNGLASRVVKESILDDYPTDITEVDQHVRELTSRYKKVAETLREAIATAGDAGDEDTADLFTEASRIIDKDAWFIGANAPKK; translated from the coding sequence ATGAGAGAACGTTACGCAAGTGGTATTTCAGACGAAACTGCGAAGAAAATGATTGATTTGTTAAACGCTAACCTAGCAAACGTTATCGATTTAACCTTAGATGGCAAACAGTGCCATTGGAATCTACAAGGCACTGGCTTTATCGGTGTGCATCAATTACTAGATGAGACGTCAGATCGTATCCTTGAAGTATCCGATACTATTGCAGAGCGTATTGTAATCTTAGGTGGTCAACCAAACGGTTTGGCAAGTCGCGTAGTAAAAGAGTCTATCCTAGATGACTACCCAACCGACATCACTGAAGTAGATCAGCATGTACGTGAGTTAACTAGCCGCTACAAGAAAGTCGCAGAGACATTGCGTGAAGCGATTGCTACTGCTGGCGATGCAGGTGATGAAGACACCGCTGACTTATTCACAGAAGCTAGCCGTATCATCGATAAAGATGCATGGTTCATCGGCGCAAACGCACCGAAAAAATAG
- a CDS encoding cation diffusion facilitator family transporter, producing the protein MSLKPSIANPQRHLPASPKAQTPRARGAGNPKIPNDPELKHTLNQSPETNDEHSGSLITVLIAVGANLVIAIAKTVAAFMTGSASMIAEAAHSWADAGNGTLLIVAEKKSIKPADKSHPLGYGKESYVWSMIAAFGVFTAGSIVSIYTGIKEWNATESEANYTIGFIVLAVAFVLEGISLVQAYRQSKKHGEALDISALGYVVDTSNPTLRGVFFEDLAAVIGLVIAAAAMGMHAYTGEPYWDALGSIIVGLLLGVVAIFLISRNRDFLVGHRVTDRMHEYVLSELLNHPDIDSVSYLHLEWVGPKKIFMVAAVDIAGNQKEEHIAQKFEEIENLFRGNPVFQEAILTLSEPNAELLSLENI; encoded by the coding sequence ATGAGTCTAAAGCCATCTATTGCTAATCCCCAGCGCCATTTACCAGCCTCTCCTAAGGCGCAAACACCTCGCGCGCGTGGGGCAGGCAATCCTAAAATTCCCAATGACCCTGAACTAAAACATACCCTTAATCAAAGCCCTGAAACCAATGATGAGCATTCAGGCTCACTGATCACTGTGTTAATTGCGGTCGGGGCCAATCTGGTTATTGCAATCGCAAAAACTGTTGCCGCCTTTATGACAGGCTCAGCCTCCATGATTGCGGAAGCAGCCCACTCATGGGCGGATGCTGGCAATGGTACTTTGCTCATCGTCGCAGAAAAAAAATCCATCAAACCTGCTGATAAAAGCCATCCGCTAGGCTACGGCAAAGAGTCTTATGTTTGGTCGATGATTGCTGCTTTTGGTGTATTTACGGCAGGCTCGATTGTCTCTATCTATACCGGTATTAAGGAATGGAACGCTACTGAGTCTGAGGCTAACTATACGATTGGCTTTATCGTATTGGCAGTGGCGTTTGTGCTCGAAGGGATCTCATTGGTTCAGGCATACAGACAAAGCAAAAAGCATGGTGAAGCGCTCGATATAAGTGCACTTGGCTATGTCGTAGATACGTCTAACCCAACGTTGCGCGGTGTATTCTTTGAAGATTTGGCAGCAGTCATCGGTTTGGTGATCGCCGCTGCTGCTATGGGTATGCATGCTTATACGGGCGAACCGTATTGGGATGCGTTAGGATCTATCATCGTCGGTCTATTATTGGGCGTCGTCGCCATATTCTTGATTAGTCGTAACCGAGATTTCTTAGTCGGGCATAGAGTCACTGACCGTATGCACGAATACGTTTTGAGCGAGCTGCTGAATCATCCAGATATCGATAGTGTGTCTTACCTGCACTTAGAGTGGGTCGGCCCAAAAAAGATATTTATGGTGGCGGCAGTAGATATCGCTGGCAATCAAAAAGAAGAGCATATCGCTCAGAAGTTTGAAGAGATTGAAAATTTATTCAGAGGTAACCCAGTTTTTCAAGAGGCTATCTTGACACTGTCTGAACCTAACGCTGAGCTGCTAAGTTTAGAGAATATTTAA
- a CDS encoding acyl-CoA thioesterase, whose translation MPQYNTSSTAKKAPLNHELYMSVLMTPDMANFIGNVHGGDLLKMLDQVAYACASRYSGNYVVTLSVDQVMFREPIYVGELVTFAASVNYVGNTSMEVGIRVEAEDVRGRTVRHTNSCYFTMVAIDDNGKPTSAPPLDIKNKMQQCRADAAKERKKLRMESSHRPSCDFEEINKQFNENEENAEVEK comes from the coding sequence ATGCCGCAATACAATACTAGCTCCACTGCTAAAAAAGCCCCATTAAACCATGAGCTATACATGTCAGTACTTATGACGCCTGATATGGCGAATTTCATTGGCAATGTGCATGGTGGGGATTTGCTCAAGATGCTTGATCAGGTCGCTTATGCTTGTGCCAGTCGCTATAGTGGTAACTATGTGGTGACACTGTCTGTCGATCAGGTGATGTTCCGTGAGCCGATATATGTGGGCGAGCTGGTTACTTTTGCAGCCAGTGTCAATTATGTTGGTAATACCTCGATGGAAGTAGGTATCCGCGTCGAAGCAGAAGATGTGCGGGGTCGTACCGTTCGTCATACCAATAGCTGTTACTTTACGATGGTGGCTATCGATGACAATGGCAAACCAACCTCCGCACCGCCACTTGATATCAAAAACAAGATGCAGCAGTGTCGAGCTGATGCGGCTAAAGAACGAAAGAAACTGCGCATGGAAAGCTCACACCGTCCTAGTTGCGACTTCGAAGAGATTAATAAGCAGTTTAACGAGAACGAAGAAAATGCCGAGGTAGAAAAGTAG
- a CDS encoding DUF2177 family protein, protein MGYVFIYLAAVVIFLGVDAVWLTTMKGAFYESRIGHLLADEPNMMAAGVFYMFYILALCILVLYPQIKAGASVGHIFLLGGLIGLMAYGTYDFTNLALYKGFTLDTALVDFVWGGILTGSVSAIVAWLAYRFHWLS, encoded by the coding sequence ATGGGTTACGTTTTTATTTATCTCGCCGCTGTGGTTATCTTTTTGGGTGTCGATGCTGTCTGGCTGACGACCATGAAAGGCGCCTTTTATGAGTCGCGTATCGGGCATCTATTGGCTGATGAGCCAAACATGATGGCAGCTGGCGTGTTCTATATGTTTTATATATTGGCACTTTGTATTTTGGTTCTATATCCGCAGATCAAAGCTGGCGCATCCGTTGGCCATATCTTCTTACTCGGCGGGCTGATTGGCTTGATGGCTTACGGGACATATGACTTTACTAATTTGGCACTTTATAAGGGCTTTACGCTAGATACAGCGTTGGTTGACTTTGTATGGGGTGGTATTTTGACCGGTTCGGTTAGCGCCATAGTGGCGTGGCTTGCTTATCGCTTTCATTGGTTGAGCTAG